The Stigmatopora nigra isolate UIUO_SnigA chromosome 23, RoL_Snig_1.1, whole genome shotgun sequence genome includes the window ttcttcatccTCCTGTTCCAAGAGTGCCATAGAAACCAAGGTATGGAGTCTACACCACGGATTGGACTGCTATTAGAGTATTAAAAGCTTTACTCtgcaccaggggtgggcaaactactgGTCCAGGGCCACTAggagtgcaggtttttgttccaagcgATTCAGCAAAGACCTTTTGACCAACAGGGGTGCTGAAACACCAGAATGCACTGAACTGATTGCACCTGTCACATTCCACCTttgtggaaagctttcctcaTTATGGGTTGGCACCAAAGGACAGGTGGTCCACAGTGGAATAGTTTACCCACCCCTACTATATATTGTGGGGATTTACTTCAAGAAGGGATTATTTGTTGCAAAAATGGAATCTAATGGGAGATACCCCACTGGAAAACACCCATGGGAAATGCTACGGAAATAAATTCTTCAACGACTGACCGACCCCCTTCGATTCATCTCACTCCCCCAACAAAGACAGGAGAGCTTGGCATAGGTTGgtaataaacttttattttcaagTTAAGATGGATGGCCGTGGAACATAGAAAACACACACATCTCCATATAAACAAATGTATTCCAACAGAGACGGCGGACAGGTGGCCAACAGAGAAACATTTCGCCTTGCCACGCGgatgatggagaaaaaaatggccgacGAAAGCCGCCGGTGGCTCCTGCCGCCGCCCTTCCTTCCCGCTGTACTCTTGGGCCAAATTGCAGGAAGGACCTCCTCCTTCTTGGGATTTAAAGTCAGTAGATAGTCCAGTATTGCACTTGATGAAATGacgggagggggcggggcaatcCAAGTCTGTCTTGCTTGTCAGCTGCTCGGTGATTTTAAGGTGCAAACGGTGGGCGGGGTTTAGGGgatttggggtgggggggaacAAACCCACGACGGTGGACACGCCTCTGGAACGGCGTTGGAACAAATGAACAATTCTGCAGGACGCAAAGATTCCGGCTGCGCCGCGGAAACAACTTAGGAAGTGCCAGCGAGTGGCGTTACCAGGCGGGACCAGAAGTCACGGACGGGGAGAAGCTAGAAAAGGAACGGCTCAACATAattcccttttgtttttttttataactgacCCGTTTTTTGACGGCCTGCTCAAAAGACACTGCCGCCATACGGGGGAGGGGGCGCAACTATTTTCTCTCTGGGATCCGTCCTAAGGAATGGCCGATGACCAGAGTACGCACGTGGGGAGGGCTGGTGGGCGCTGGGCAGCTATAGGTAAATTTCGTAAAATTCATCCAATTCGTCGTGAAACAAGTCCCAGTCGTCCTCAGAGTCGGTGGTCTCCTCGTCGGTGCCGGCGGCCAGCAGCATGAGGAGCATCTCGCTCAGCTCGAAGGTCACCACCTCGCCCTCGTCGTCGTCAAACGAGTCGCCGCTTTCCCGCTCGCCCAGCATGTCCCAGAGGCGCGAGTGGCGGGTGCTCTGCCAAGGAAGGAAACATTAGGTTAGGAGTCATTTGGACTTTTTGGCCTGGAAAACCTCGTCTTACCCGGTTTCTGCCGTTGGAGCCGTTCTGCCGCCGCGGGGGTTGGGCCTCCTCCAGCCGCCCGTCGGGGTAGGCGTGCTTGTAGAAGCAGTTGGAGCCGAAAGGACACGTGCCGCGACCTTCGGCAAAGTATCGGCACGGTTTGACCCtggggagaaagagagggagggcgTTTTGGAACCTTGGAAACCGCCCCCCCTAAAAAGGCCCGCCCACTTACCCCATGCCGTCCTTGTACGTCTGAATGAGTTTTTGCTTTTCCTCCTTCTCTTCCACCCAGAACTCGCTGGGGATGACAAAGTTGGACGTGATCCTGCATTCGGGGCAAGACCTGCCGAGAGAGAGACGCCCCGTTTTGGTCCCGGTTCCAGAGAGGCCCGTTCCCTCCAGCCCGGCGACCACTCACTTGACGATTCTGCTCTCAAACTGGCGGGCGCTGCGCCACCTACGGATGCACTTGAGACAGTAGCAGTGGGCGCAGTTGGAGAGGATGCCGAAGCGGCGCTCGCCCGGGTTGCTCTTCTCGAACACCACCTCCATGCACACGCCGCACATCATGTCCTTGCTGCGTTGGACGGCGAAGGAGATCTCCATGTCTTTTTCGTGCGCCTCGATGCACGCCTGCCAACAGATACGAGCCCACGGGTCGGGCGGGCCCAGCGCCTCTCAGGGGGGCGGCCGCCCAATACCTTGGTGTGCTTGGAGCGCTGGTCGTCGTCGCCGGGGTGGAGCACCTGCAGGCCGCACATGTCGCACACGTCGCCGTGGAGGTACACGCAGTTCAGGCCGTAGCGGCACTCGCCCACGGCGGCGTACGGGCACAGCTGCTTGCGGAGCTCCTTGTCGTCCCGCCGCCCAAACTCCTCGATGAGGGGGGCCGAGTCGGCTGAAAAGAGGCGTGGCGTGCCTTTAGCACACCGGGCACCGTGTTCCCGCCCCACGTTCGCCGAAGACTCACCGCGCCCGCAGTACGGCTGCCCCGGCACGAATTCTGCGGCGTTGACCCAGTCTCCGCCCAGATCCGGATCGGGGAGGCCGGCTCCGGACGGGGAGGACGACGGCTCGGTGGTgggcgacgacggcggcggcggtggctcTTCTTCTGACTGGCTTTGATGTTCAAACCTGGAGGAGGCATTTTGGATGATGGAATGAACGTGGGCGGAGCCAAAAACTAAAGACAGTCAAAGCCGTCGACCGGAAGGAGGTGCCACGCATAAATGGAGAGCAGGAGGGCGCCGCAGAAGAGTCAAAGCGGGGAACCCGGCAACAGCGCAAGCGAAGAGCGTTATGCAATTGCGACGCAGAATCAAGTGCGCTTTGTTAAGCCCGAAAGTGGAGAAGGAGGGGGGTCGCTCGGGGGGGTCGGCTCCATCACAATGGCCAAACACCAGGGAATTGAGCTACAAgaaccaaccccccccccccacgtctATTCTTTAGCACGCTGGCATTCCTCCGTCTCCAGGACGAAGGAATGCGTCAGCGCAAACCCAAAGTGTCGTCGGGTCACCGTCAACGGGGGTCGCCTCGCGCCGCCCGGGTAACTATGGAGACAGACAGCGAGCAGACGGCGTCTGCCGTCTGCTCGCTGCTCTGGCgggagggatggagggggtGTCGCCCTCTCAAAAGGAAAGTCAGGCAGCGCCTTTCAACCATCAGGTTGTCAATGACGGCCTGTCGTTCGGGCTGTTTGACATCACGTCAACCCTAGGGAAGAGCGTCCGTCACTCACCTGCAGCGCTCCCCAAACACGCAGTTTCCCTTCTGGTAGAACTTGCAAAGCATGGCTCCGGCCGGCTGGCTGCTGGTCAGATCGTGAGAATAGCGACAGTTGTCGCCTTCTTTGCAGAGTCCGTGCAAGAAATACCTGCAAAGATGGAGGACCATTGTCACGTGATGGGACCAGAAAGAAGGTCCAAATGACAAGCTAGCCCTTGATGGGAACCAAATGTTGCTGACTAGACACAAGTCGGTGCGGTGGTAAAACAAGGTCAAGTGCTGGCTGgctggcaggcaggcaggcaggctgtTTGGTCTGCCCCCCCACGCCCCCTCCTCCATGTTGGCCCGTTAACCATGACGCCGGCCCCCTCCGCCTTTGTGGCGATCGCCGTCCGCGTCTTTGTAAACGACATCGCTAGCCGTCGCGCGCACGGCCGACATCAAGCAAAAACACGGTTGTCATGCTGGTTCGAAATCCTAGCAACGACGGCAACAACGGCGACAACGGCCGAGACCA containing:
- the mkrn1 gene encoding putative E3 ubiquitin-protein ligase makorin-1 isoform X2; translation: MAEAAASSTAAPAVAGGWTKHVTCRYFLHGLCKEGDNCRYSHDLTSSQPAGAMLCKFYQKGNCVFGERCRFEHQSQSEEEPPPPPSSPTTEPSSSPSGAGLPDPDLGGDWVNAAEFVPGQPYCGRADSAPLIEEFGRRDDKELRKQLCPYAAVGECRYGLNCVYLHGDVCDMCGLQVLHPGDDDQRSKHTKACIEAHEKDMEISFAVQRSKDMMCGVCMEVVFEKSNPGERRFGILSNCAHCYCLKCIRRWRSARQFESRIVKSCPECRITSNFVIPSEFWVEEKEEKQKLIQTYKDGMGVKPCRYFAEGRGTCPFGSNCFYKHAYPDGRLEEAQPPRRQNGSNGRNRSTRHSRLWDMLGERESGDSFDDDEGEVVTFELSEMLLMLLAAGTDEETTDSEDDWDLFHDELDEFYEIYL
- the mkrn1 gene encoding putative E3 ubiquitin-protein ligase makorin-1 isoform X1, whose amino-acid sequence is MAEAAASSTAAPAVAGGWTKHVTCRYFLHGLCKEGDNCRYSHDLTSSQPAGAMLCKFYQKGNCVFGERCRFEHQSQSEEEPPPPPSSPTTEPSSSPSGAGLPDPDLGGDWVNAAEFVPGQPYCGRGESSANVGREHGARCAKGTPRLFSADSAPLIEEFGRRDDKELRKQLCPYAAVGECRYGLNCVYLHGDVCDMCGLQVLHPGDDDQRSKHTKACIEAHEKDMEISFAVQRSKDMMCGVCMEVVFEKSNPGERRFGILSNCAHCYCLKCIRRWRSARQFESRIVKSCPECRITSNFVIPSEFWVEEKEEKQKLIQTYKDGMGVKPCRYFAEGRGTCPFGSNCFYKHAYPDGRLEEAQPPRRQNGSNGRNRSTRHSRLWDMLGERESGDSFDDDEGEVVTFELSEMLLMLLAAGTDEETTDSEDDWDLFHDELDEFYEIYL